In Sphingomonas psychrotolerans, the following proteins share a genomic window:
- a CDS encoding M2 family metallopeptidase — translation MIRTGISMLALVSFLAAPAVSQTAPANSASSAPTAAEAQAFIDRVQKEYTEFNLIASRVAWINATYIIDDTDALAAEYGARGTEMAVRYALEAAKYQNAPGLSAEQKRQLTMLRSAITLPAPTTPGAAQQLSDISTRLGSMYAKGKGTLNGKPINGSDIEAAMGDSRDPAALKEMWVSWNDNVGAPMRGDYAKMTDIANQGATGLGFPDTGTMWRSAYDMPPEDFAKLTDKLWDDVKPLYVALHTYVRRKLNEKYGDAVQSKTGPIRADLLGNMWAQEWGNIYDVVAPAGSGDVGYDVSELLKAKSYDWKKMVQAGEGFYSSLGFTPLPESFWQRSMFLKPADREVLCHASAWDLDEKDDLRIKMCIKVNADDFVTIHHELGHNYYQRAYKAQPQLYRNGANDGFHEAIGDFVALSITPEYLVQIGLLDKSAVPGADKDTGLLLRQAMDKVAFLPFGLLVDKYRWQIFSGEIKPDGYQAGWDKLRLQYQGLKPPVARDETRFDAGAKYHVAGSVPYTRYFLARLLQFQFFKAACDQAGWKGPLHRCSFYGNKEVGARLNKMLEMGASKPWPDALQAFTGTREISGKPMMEYFAPLKKWLDQQNKGQPGGW, via the coding sequence ATGATCCGTACCGGCATTTCGATGCTCGCGCTCGTCTCGTTCCTCGCCGCGCCCGCGGTGTCGCAGACCGCGCCGGCGAACAGCGCGTCGAGCGCGCCCACCGCCGCCGAGGCGCAGGCGTTCATCGATCGCGTCCAGAAGGAATATACCGAGTTCAATCTCATCGCGTCGCGCGTCGCGTGGATCAACGCGACCTATATCATCGACGACACCGATGCGCTCGCCGCCGAATATGGCGCGCGCGGCACCGAGATGGCGGTGCGCTATGCGCTGGAGGCGGCGAAATACCAGAACGCGCCGGGCCTGAGCGCCGAGCAGAAGCGCCAGCTCACCATGTTGCGCAGCGCGATCACGCTCCCGGCGCCGACCACACCGGGCGCCGCGCAGCAGCTTTCGGACATTTCGACCAGGCTCGGCTCGATGTACGCCAAGGGCAAGGGCACGCTGAACGGCAAGCCGATCAACGGCAGCGACATCGAGGCGGCGATGGGCGACAGCCGCGATCCGGCAGCGCTGAAGGAGATGTGGGTCAGCTGGAACGACAATGTCGGCGCCCCGATGCGCGGCGATTATGCGAAGATGACCGACATCGCCAATCAGGGCGCGACGGGGCTCGGCTTTCCCGACACCGGCACGATGTGGCGCTCGGCCTATGACATGCCGCCGGAAGACTTCGCGAAGCTGACCGATAAATTGTGGGACGACGTCAAGCCGCTCTACGTGGCGCTCCACACTTATGTCCGCCGCAAACTCAACGAGAAATATGGCGATGCGGTCCAGTCGAAGACCGGTCCGATCCGCGCCGATCTGCTCGGCAACATGTGGGCGCAGGAATGGGGCAACATCTACGATGTCGTCGCGCCGGCGGGCTCGGGCGATGTCGGCTATGACGTCAGCGAACTGCTCAAGGCCAAGAGCTATGACTGGAAGAAGATGGTCCAGGCCGGCGAGGGCTTCTATTCCTCGCTGGGCTTCACGCCACTGCCCGAAAGCTTCTGGCAGCGTTCGATGTTCCTCAAGCCTGCCGACCGCGAAGTGCTTTGCCATGCCTCGGCGTGGGATCTGGACGAGAAGGACGATCTGCGCATCAAGATGTGCATCAAGGTCAATGCCGACGATTTCGTCACGATCCACCACGAGCTCGGCCACAATTATTACCAGCGCGCGTACAAGGCGCAGCCCCAGCTCTACCGCAACGGCGCGAATGACGGATTCCACGAGGCGATCGGCGATTTCGTCGCGCTCTCGATCACCCCCGAATATCTCGTCCAGATCGGCCTGCTCGACAAGAGCGCGGTGCCGGGTGCCGACAAGGATACCGGGCTGCTGCTGCGCCAGGCGATGGACAAGGTGGCGTTCCTGCCCTTCGGTCTGCTGGTCGACAAATATCGCTGGCAGATCTTTTCGGGCGAGATCAAGCCCGACGGCTATCAGGCCGGCTGGGACAAGCTGCGCCTCCAATATCAGGGCCTGAAGCCGCCGGTGGCGCGTGACGAGACGCGGTTCGACGCGGGCGCCAAATATCACGTCGCCGGCAGCGTGCCCTATACGCGCTATTTCCTCGCGCGGCTGCTCCAGTTCCAGTTCTTCAAGGCGGCGTGCGACCAGGCGGGCTGGAAAGGGCCGCTGCATCGCTGCTCCTTCTACGGCAACAAGGAAGTCGGCGCGCGGCTGAACAAGATGCTCGAGATGGGCGCGTCGAAGCCGTGGCCCGACGCGCTTCAGGCCTTCACCGGCACGCGCGAGATTTCGGGCAAGCCGATGATGGAATATTTCGCGCCGCTCAAGAAATGGCTCGATCAGCAGAATAAGGGGCAGCCGGGCGGGTGGTGA
- a CDS encoding SIMPL domain-containing protein (The SIMPL domain is named for its presence in mouse protein SIMPL (signalling molecule that associates with mouse pelle-like kinase). Bacterial member BP26, from Brucella, was shown to assemble into a channel-like structure, while YggE from E. coli has been associated with resistance to oxidative stress.), which translates to MIKHGIALALLAAPLGVPLAAQAQSATAGQVSVEIVSTGQVSVPAQRYRMSVTLTAKGKDEAAAGAALAANRARLMQALAGLNIREGQGDIGTTNSLMGLISSFAGAKSKPSFSLETLDEDSKETPQSTATETLQFDAPTRTAIESAKAAIEANGGKLDDDVLPLLTDYVAPTRAAKAAAIKKAQSEADAYAATLGLKRSAIVKVSEKQDPTAGALALIGELVTIVAPKKEGGVDQVTVNASLVVEFQLSR; encoded by the coding sequence ATGATCAAGCATGGAATCGCGCTGGCACTGCTCGCGGCGCCATTGGGCGTGCCGCTGGCGGCGCAGGCGCAGTCGGCGACCGCGGGGCAGGTCTCGGTCGAGATCGTCTCGACCGGCCAGGTAAGCGTGCCGGCGCAGCGTTACCGGATGTCAGTGACGCTCACTGCCAAGGGCAAGGACGAGGCGGCCGCGGGCGCAGCGCTGGCGGCCAATCGCGCGAGGCTGATGCAGGCGCTGGCGGGGCTGAATATCCGCGAGGGGCAGGGCGATATCGGCACGACCAACTCGCTGATGGGCCTGATCTCGTCCTTCGCCGGCGCCAAGTCGAAGCCGAGCTTCAGCCTCGAGACGCTCGACGAGGATAGCAAAGAGACGCCGCAATCCACCGCCACCGAGACGCTGCAGTTCGACGCGCCGACGCGCACCGCGATCGAGAGCGCCAAAGCGGCGATCGAGGCGAATGGCGGCAAGCTCGACGACGACGTGCTGCCGCTGCTCACCGATTATGTCGCGCCGACCCGGGCCGCCAAGGCCGCGGCGATCAAGAAGGCACAAAGCGAGGCCGATGCCTACGCCGCGACGCTGGGGCTCAAGCGCAGCGCGATCGTCAAGGTCAGCGAGAAGCAGGACCCGACCGCCGGCGCGCTCGCGCTGATCGGCGAATTGGTGACGATCGTCGCGCCGAAGAAGGAAGGCGGCGTCGATCAAGTCACCGTCAACGCCAGCCTGGTAGTGGAATTCCAGCTCAGCCGCTGA
- a CDS encoding AMP nucleosidase, which produces MTQASDIVAELDRLYRASVDRLQAALNRYLTDGTPPAPSSRTDGSFAYPEIRLTYRGGNDRPAPPRSFGRLVDPGEYRISVTKPAMFSDYLIEQLTFLIEDFDVEVDAATGRQEIPFAYVLDPGHALRLDEVSATELARHFPATELAHIGDEIADGLWLSHDGTRPLALFDGLRTDFSLARLRHYTGTPTEHVQQYILFTNYHRYVDEFVRWACSQLGPNEQGEPSRFTGVSGAGGIVVESADDMDRLISDSAWRRHQMPAYHLMAPGRTGITLVNIGVGPSNAKTITDHLAVLRPEAWLMIGHCGGLRPSQRIGDYVLAHAYLRDDHIMDDVLPPEIPIPAIAEIQVALARAAETVSGQSGDELKQRLRTGTIVTTDDRNWELRYSATALRFSLSRAVAVDMESATLAAQGYRFRVPYGTLLCVSDKPLHGELKLPGQANRFYERAINEHLRIGIETVEELRREGAKLHSRKLRAFNEPPFR; this is translated from the coding sequence ATGACACAAGCATCTGACATCGTCGCCGAGCTGGACCGCCTCTATCGCGCCTCGGTCGACCGCCTGCAGGCCGCACTCAACCGCTATCTGACCGACGGCACGCCGCCTGCGCCGTCGAGCCGCACCGACGGCTCGTTCGCTTATCCCGAAATCCGGCTAACTTATCGCGGCGGCAATGATCGCCCCGCCCCGCCGCGCTCGTTCGGCAGGCTGGTCGATCCCGGCGAGTACCGTATCAGCGTCACCAAGCCGGCGATGTTCTCGGACTATCTGATCGAGCAGCTGACCTTCCTGATCGAGGATTTCGACGTCGAAGTCGACGCCGCCACCGGCCGGCAGGAAATCCCCTTCGCCTATGTCCTCGATCCAGGCCATGCGCTGCGTCTCGACGAAGTGTCGGCGACCGAGCTGGCCCGCCATTTCCCCGCGACCGAACTCGCCCATATCGGCGACGAGATCGCCGACGGGCTGTGGCTGTCGCACGACGGCACCCGCCCGCTCGCGCTGTTCGACGGGCTGCGCACCGATTTTTCGCTCGCCCGCCTCCGCCACTATACCGGCACGCCGACCGAGCACGTCCAGCAGTACATCCTGTTCACCAACTATCACCGCTATGTCGACGAATTCGTCCGCTGGGCCTGCTCGCAGCTCGGCCCAAATGAACAAGGCGAGCCCAGCCGCTTCACCGGCGTGTCCGGCGCGGGCGGGATCGTCGTCGAAAGCGCCGACGACATGGACCGGCTGATCTCCGACAGCGCATGGCGCCGCCACCAGATGCCGGCCTATCATTTGATGGCGCCCGGCCGCACCGGGATCACGCTCGTCAACATCGGCGTCGGCCCTTCGAACGCCAAGACGATCACCGATCACCTCGCAGTGCTCCGCCCCGAGGCGTGGCTGATGATCGGCCATTGCGGCGGCCTGCGCCCCAGCCAGCGCATCGGCGACTATGTCCTCGCACACGCCTATCTGCGCGACGATCACATCATGGACGACGTGTTGCCCCCCGAGATCCCGATCCCGGCCATCGCCGAAATCCAGGTCGCGCTTGCCCGCGCCGCGGAGACGGTGTCGGGACAGTCGGGCGACGAGCTCAAGCAGCGGCTGCGCACCGGCACGATCGTCACCACCGACGATCGCAATTGGGAGCTCCGCTATTCGGCGACCGCATTGCGCTTCTCATTGAGCCGCGCAGTCGCGGTCGACATGGAATCGGCAACGCTCGCCGCCCAGGGCTATCGCTTTCGCGTTCCCTACGGCACTCTGCTCTGCGTCTCGGACAAGCCGCTCCACGGCGAATTGAAGCTGCCCGGCCAAGCCAATCGCTTCTACGAGCGCGCAATCAACGAGCATCTCCGCATCGGCATAGAGACCGTCGAGGAGCTCCGCCGCGAAGGCGCCAAGCTCCACAGCCGCAAGCTCCGCGCGTTCAACGAGCCGCCGTTCCGGTAA
- a CDS encoding peroxiredoxin: MTIQVGDRIPTTQLVKVTDEGPEQISSDEYFAGRKVALFSVPGAFTPTCSAKHLPGFVEKADELKAKGVDEIACTAVNDAFVMGAWGKASGVDGKVTMLADGNGTFAKAVDLEMDGSGFGLGTRGKRYSMVVNDGVVEQLHVEAPGQFEVSSADYLLGRL, encoded by the coding sequence ATGACCATTCAGGTTGGCGACCGCATTCCCACCACCCAGCTCGTCAAGGTGACCGACGAAGGCCCCGAGCAGATCAGCTCGGACGAATATTTCGCCGGCCGCAAGGTCGCGCTGTTTTCGGTGCCCGGCGCTTTCACGCCGACCTGCTCGGCCAAGCACCTCCCCGGCTTCGTCGAAAAGGCCGATGAATTGAAGGCCAAGGGCGTCGACGAGATCGCCTGCACCGCAGTCAACGACGCGTTCGTGATGGGCGCGTGGGGCAAGGCTTCGGGCGTCGACGGCAAGGTGACGATGCTCGCCGACGGCAACGGCACCTTCGCCAAGGCAGTGGACCTCGAGATGGACGGCAGCGGCTTCGGCCTCGGCACCCGCGGCAAGCGCTATTCGATGGTCGTCAATGACGGCGTCGTCGAGCAGCTTCATGTCGAGGCGCCCGGCCAGTTCGAGGTCAGCTCGGCCGATTATCTGCTCGGCCGGCTGTAA
- a CDS encoding YqgE/AlgH family protein, giving the protein MDSTPYLTGQFLLAMPGIGDPRFERAVIAMCAHDDEGALGIGIGETIEGLGLHELLKQFEIDPGDAPDAPVHFGGPVEPRRGFVLHSTDWGGQDTIDVNGRWALSGTIDVLKAIAEGKGPSHWLIALGYAGWAEGQLDEEMTRHGWFSTSGDTKLLYDVDARRRWVEGFEIAGIDPRLLANSTGTA; this is encoded by the coding sequence ATGGATTCGACACCCTACCTCACCGGCCAGTTCCTCCTCGCGATGCCGGGGATCGGCGACCCGCGCTTCGAACGCGCGGTGATCGCAATGTGCGCGCATGACGACGAAGGTGCGCTCGGCATCGGTATCGGCGAGACGATCGAGGGGCTGGGGCTGCACGAATTGCTCAAACAATTCGAGATCGACCCGGGCGACGCACCCGACGCGCCGGTCCATTTCGGCGGCCCGGTCGAGCCGCGGCGCGGCTTCGTGCTCCATTCGACCGATTGGGGTGGGCAGGACACGATCGACGTGAACGGACGCTGGGCGCTGTCGGGTACGATCGACGTGCTGAAGGCCATTGCGGAAGGCAAGGGTCCGAGCCACTGGCTGATCGCGCTCGGCTATGCCGGCTGGGCCGAGGGCCAGCTCGACGAGGAGATGACCCGGCATGGCTGGTTCAGCACCAGCGGCGACACGAAATTGCTCTACGACGTCGATGCCCGGCGGCGCTGGGTGGAGGGATTCGAGATCGCCGGTATCGATCCGCGGCTGCTGGCGAACAGCACCGGGACGGCGTGA
- a CDS encoding DNA alkylation repair protein, which produces MAHDTASILRALAAHADPVFRDKMGPRFGIVTADRVLGVPMARIHAVAKPLGRDPDLAEALWQSGVYEGRMVACMVDDPATVTPERMDRWRADFDNWAVTDTVCFKLWDRTPHAFAMIDRWAGLADEFGRRAAFVLLASSAVHRKGEDGDYRTRLPLIEAAASDPRNFVKKGVSWALRAIGVRRSPALRAAARDLAATLAASPDKTARWIGKDALREFARADAKG; this is translated from the coding sequence ATGGCCCATGACACCGCCTCCATCCTCCGCGCGCTCGCGGCGCATGCCGATCCGGTGTTTCGCGACAAGATGGGTCCGCGCTTCGGGATCGTCACTGCGGACCGTGTCCTCGGAGTCCCGATGGCGCGGATCCACGCCGTCGCCAAGCCGCTTGGCCGCGATCCCGATCTGGCCGAGGCGTTATGGCAAAGCGGTGTCTACGAAGGCCGGATGGTCGCCTGCATGGTGGACGATCCGGCCACGGTGACGCCCGAACGGATGGACCGCTGGCGCGCCGATTTCGACAATTGGGCAGTCACCGACACGGTCTGCTTCAAGTTGTGGGACCGCACCCCGCACGCCTTCGCGATGATCGATCGCTGGGCGGGACTCGCCGACGAATTCGGCCGGCGCGCGGCGTTCGTGCTGCTCGCCAGTTCCGCGGTGCACCGCAAGGGCGAGGATGGAGATTACCGCACCCGGCTGCCGCTGATCGAGGCCGCGGCCAGCGATCCGCGCAATTTCGTCAAGAAGGGCGTCAGCTGGGCGCTCCGCGCGATCGGCGTCAGGAGGAGTCCCGCCCTGCGCGCCGCCGCGCGCGATCTCGCCGCCACCCTCGCCGCATCCCCCGACAAGACCGCCCGCTGGATCGGCAAGGACGCCCTGCGCGAGTTCGCCCGGGCCGATGCGAAGGGCTGA
- a CDS encoding M10 family metallopeptidase C-terminal domain-containing protein yields the protein MATFNNRELRYSADDDAPATEEAVMFTVAENQTDVAMIVSRSGIDSISSYAIVGGDDAGLFVIDPATGALQFASAPDYEAAGDFDGDNMHHLRIALSGVNGESEIQSISVTVANVNEGVHILGNTGTYQGHSFYENTTLVDTIQAVDADGDPVHFTLSGYDADKFAIDQATGELRFLVAPDAEAPGGSRLPTVYYVDVTASDGVFSDTVKMAYGMMNAPDAPTFITPAEILVQENQTQIVALEARDIDGEQILYSIAGGADAALFTVNGWGDLLFNAAADFEAPSDADGDGAYEVIVAATDQSGTTTQAMSISVTNALYGYDSFHFTSDGGGETAAVQVQEGSIGVTTVRATHGEEGAISYRLSNAGEWWLFTLDSVTGLLQFKDAPDFEAPQGGPGETDPDNVYTVEVIASAEWMTVSQTLTITVADVIEFGIISNGGGDSASIIVAENTHFVTDVAVQGAANPAQFYIYGGADAALFGFDGSRLLFRADPDFEQPADADHDGVYDVTIVAVDSTGEGTGQHDFQHLSVRVGDVGIPQIVSNGGDSSAMVLLPENSSSVTTVAVKEISSDTRFSIGGGADASLFTIDAVTGRLSFVTAPDFEQATDQNRDNIYDVAVYASTHEHSASQLLRVRVENVSEFGITSNGGGDTAALSMAENLQLATTMTVGGPETLDKFFIVGGADAHRFTIDTRSGELRFTSAPDFERPTDYDHDNRYDVTVAAYSTSGSSDIQRLTISVTDVDQHGVRINGTTGSDIISETSTVAGQPRATQWADGIFGLGGNDQLRGGGGDDTIDGGANNDMLWGGAGADELFGGTGADQFHYAAVSDSLWVDRDRIADFKRSEGDKINLSAIDADLAASGNQAFSFIGTAAFSGIAGQLRYQVSAGQTLVSGDVDGDGVADFGIALQGNIALIGTDFYL from the coding sequence ATGGCGACGTTCAACAATCGCGAGCTTCGGTACAGTGCCGATGACGATGCGCCGGCCACCGAGGAAGCGGTGATGTTCACCGTCGCCGAAAATCAGACCGATGTTGCCATGATCGTTTCGAGGAGCGGGATCGACAGCATTTCCAGTTACGCCATCGTCGGCGGCGACGATGCCGGCTTGTTCGTCATCGATCCCGCTACCGGCGCACTGCAGTTCGCGAGCGCGCCGGACTATGAGGCCGCGGGCGATTTCGACGGCGACAATATGCATCATCTGCGGATCGCGCTGAGCGGCGTGAACGGCGAGAGCGAGATCCAGTCGATTTCGGTCACCGTGGCCAACGTCAACGAAGGCGTTCACATCCTTGGCAATACCGGGACCTATCAGGGCCATTCCTTCTACGAGAACACGACGCTGGTCGATACGATCCAGGCGGTCGACGCCGATGGCGATCCGGTCCATTTCACCTTGAGCGGGTATGATGCCGACAAGTTCGCGATCGATCAGGCGACCGGCGAACTGCGCTTCCTCGTCGCCCCCGATGCCGAAGCGCCGGGCGGGAGCCGCCTGCCCACCGTCTATTATGTCGACGTCACGGCGAGCGACGGGGTGTTCAGCGACACCGTGAAGATGGCGTACGGGATGATGAACGCGCCCGACGCGCCCACTTTTATCACGCCGGCTGAAATCCTGGTTCAGGAGAATCAGACGCAGATCGTAGCGCTGGAGGCGCGCGACATCGACGGCGAGCAGATCCTTTATTCGATCGCCGGCGGCGCCGATGCGGCGCTCTTCACGGTGAACGGATGGGGAGATCTGCTCTTCAACGCGGCTGCCGATTTCGAAGCGCCGAGCGATGCGGACGGCGATGGCGCCTACGAAGTGATCGTCGCCGCGACCGACCAGAGCGGCACCACGACGCAGGCGATGTCGATCTCGGTCACCAACGCGCTCTACGGCTATGATTCGTTTCATTTCACCTCCGATGGCGGGGGCGAGACGGCGGCGGTGCAGGTGCAGGAAGGCAGCATCGGCGTCACGACGGTCCGCGCCACCCACGGCGAGGAAGGCGCGATAAGCTATCGCCTGTCCAATGCGGGAGAATGGTGGCTGTTCACGCTCGACTCGGTCACCGGCCTGCTGCAGTTCAAGGACGCGCCTGATTTCGAGGCTCCCCAGGGGGGACCCGGCGAGACCGATCCCGACAATGTCTATACCGTCGAAGTGATCGCCTCCGCCGAGTGGATGACGGTCAGCCAGACGCTCACCATCACGGTCGCCGACGTGATCGAGTTCGGCATCATTTCCAATGGCGGCGGGGATAGCGCGAGCATAATCGTTGCGGAAAACACCCATTTCGTGACCGACGTCGCGGTGCAGGGCGCGGCCAACCCGGCCCAGTTCTACATTTACGGCGGTGCCGACGCGGCGCTGTTCGGGTTCGACGGAAGCAGGCTGCTATTCCGTGCCGATCCCGATTTCGAGCAGCCGGCCGATGCGGACCATGACGGCGTCTATGACGTGACGATCGTCGCGGTCGATTCGACCGGTGAGGGGACGGGTCAGCACGATTTTCAGCATTTGAGCGTCCGCGTCGGCGATGTCGGCATCCCGCAGATCGTTTCCAACGGCGGCGATTCAAGTGCGATGGTGCTGCTCCCCGAGAATAGCAGCTCCGTGACGACCGTTGCGGTGAAGGAAATTTCGAGCGACACACGATTCTCGATCGGCGGCGGCGCGGACGCCTCGCTGTTCACGATCGACGCGGTCACCGGCCGCCTCAGCTTCGTCACAGCGCCGGATTTCGAGCAGGCGACGGACCAGAATCGCGACAATATTTATGACGTCGCCGTCTACGCCTCGACGCATGAGCACAGCGCGAGCCAGTTGCTGCGCGTCCGCGTCGAGAATGTCAGCGAGTTCGGCATCACCTCGAACGGCGGCGGCGATACCGCTGCGCTGTCGATGGCCGAGAACCTCCAGCTCGCCACCACGATGACGGTCGGCGGTCCCGAGACGCTCGACAAGTTCTTTATCGTCGGCGGCGCAGATGCGCACCGTTTCACCATCGATACCAGGAGCGGCGAGCTGCGCTTCACGAGTGCGCCCGATTTCGAGAGGCCGACGGACTATGATCACGACAATCGCTACGACGTGACCGTCGCCGCATACTCGACCTCGGGGAGCAGCGACATTCAGCGGCTGACGATCAGCGTCACCGATGTCGACCAGCATGGTGTGCGGATCAACGGTACCACCGGGTCGGACATCATCAGCGAGACGAGCACGGTCGCGGGGCAGCCACGAGCCACCCAATGGGCTGATGGCATCTTCGGCCTCGGCGGCAATGACCAGCTTCGGGGCGGCGGCGGTGACGACACGATCGACGGCGGCGCGAACAACGACATGCTCTGGGGCGGGGCAGGCGCCGACGAATTGTTCGGCGGCACCGGCGCGGATCAATTCCATTATGCCGCAGTGAGCGATTCCTTGTGGGTCGACCGCGATCGCATCGCCGACTTCAAGCGCTCCGAAGGCGACAAGATCAACCTTTCCGCGATCGACGCCGACCTCGCGGCCTCGGGCAACCAGGCGTTCAGCTTCATCGGGACGGCGGCGTTCAGCGGGATAGCCGGGCAGTTGCGGTATCAGGTTTCGGCGGGGCAGACGCTGGTCAGCGGGGACGTGGACGGCGACGGCGTCGCGGACTTCGGCATCGCCCTGCAAGGCAATATCGCGCTGATCGGAACCGACTTCTATCTTTGA
- a CDS encoding TolB family protein, which produces MIRHLLACAMMLGANPVAAQTVGIFSNHADIGETATPGRVNHDAGRYRITASGANIWGEKDAFHFAWVQRSGDLHIAADIAWEGKGKDPHRKAGPMIRQNRTPGSPYADVMVHGDGMVSLQYRADQDGPTRQIISAITHPRRVRLEREGDFVTFSVAGADGKLVHAGGSYRIAFQAPVLAGLAVSAHDDTVTETAIFANVEIGVPSLAYVPDTGYPAKVESTLEVIEVAGVQSRRVVRHFPGKIEAPNWTRDGKALVYNSEGRIWRIPVEGGEPAAIPTGRNIKNNNDHGISPDGTRLVISDQSEPDNLSRIFVLPLGGSDAPREMVSDPKARSYWHGWSPDGKTLAYVRVGTDDDSYDIWAKDLAGGPARPLIVGPGVDDGPEYSPDGKYLYFNSTRSGAMQIWRANADGSNPVQLTRDAERRDWFPHLSPDGKWIVFVSFGLDVALTDHPPNREDVALKLMPVDGSAPPRVLTRLFGGQGTINVPSWSPDGKQVAFVSYRLLR; this is translated from the coding sequence ATGATCAGGCATTTGCTTGCGTGCGCGATGATGCTCGGCGCGAACCCGGTGGCGGCGCAGACCGTCGGGATCTTTTCGAACCATGCCGATATCGGCGAGACCGCGACCCCGGGGCGCGTCAATCACGACGCCGGCCGCTACCGGATCACTGCGAGCGGGGCGAACATCTGGGGCGAGAAGGACGCGTTCCACTTTGCCTGGGTGCAGCGATCGGGCGATCTCCACATCGCCGCCGACATCGCGTGGGAAGGCAAGGGCAAGGATCCGCACCGCAAGGCCGGACCGATGATCCGCCAGAACCGCACCCCGGGGTCCCCTTATGCCGATGTCATGGTGCACGGCGACGGAATGGTCTCGCTGCAATATCGCGCCGATCAGGACGGGCCGACCCGGCAAATCATCTCCGCCATCACGCATCCGCGGCGGGTGCGGCTCGAGCGCGAGGGGGACTTCGTCACTTTCTCGGTGGCGGGCGCGGACGGCAAGCTGGTTCATGCCGGCGGGAGTTATCGGATCGCGTTTCAGGCGCCGGTTCTGGCCGGGCTGGCAGTGTCGGCGCATGACGACACCGTTACCGAGACGGCGATTTTCGCCAACGTCGAGATCGGAGTGCCGAGCCTCGCCTACGTGCCCGACACCGGATATCCGGCGAAGGTCGAGAGTACGCTCGAGGTGATCGAAGTGGCGGGCGTGCAGAGCCGCAGAGTGGTCCGCCATTTCCCGGGCAAGATCGAGGCGCCGAACTGGACGCGCGACGGCAAGGCTTTGGTCTACAATTCCGAGGGCCGGATCTGGCGGATTCCGGTGGAAGGCGGCGAACCGGCGGCGATTCCGACCGGGCGCAACATCAAGAACAACAACGATCACGGCATCTCGCCGGACGGAACGCGATTGGTGATCTCGGACCAGTCCGAGCCCGATAATCTATCGCGGATATTCGTGCTGCCGCTCGGCGGATCGGACGCCCCGCGCGAAATGGTGAGCGACCCCAAGGCGCGGTCCTATTGGCATGGCTGGAGCCCGGACGGGAAGACCCTGGCCTATGTCCGCGTCGGCACCGACGACGACAGCTACGACATCTGGGCGAAGGATCTGGCGGGCGGTCCGGCTCGGCCGCTGATCGTCGGGCCGGGGGTGGACGACGGCCCCGAATATTCGCCCGACGGCAAGTATCTCTATTTCAACTCGACCCGCAGCGGCGCGATGCAGATCTGGCGGGCGAACGCCGATGGGTCGAACCCCGTGCAACTCACCCGCGATGCCGAACGGCGCGACTGGTTTCCGCACCTTTCGCCCGACGGCAAGTGGATCGTGTTCGTGTCGTTCGGGCTCGATGTCGCGCTGACCGATCACCCGCCCAATCGCGAGGACGTGGCGTTGAAGCTCATGCCCGTCGACGGCAGCGCGCCACCCAGGGTGCTGACGCGGCTGTTTGGCGGGCAGGGGACGATCAACGTGCCGAGCTGGTCGCCCGACGGGAAGCAAGTGGCGTTCGTGAGCTATCGACTGCTGCGGTGA